CACGACGAGAGGATCGCGGTCTCCCCCGAGGACCTGGTCCTGGTCACCAACGGCTCCATGACCGACGCCTCAAGCCTCGGTTCACACACCGCCGCGCCGCCACCGGCTCCCCACCGCTCGGAGGCGTGGCTGCTCTGGCACCGCCTGGCCAGGGGCCGCGACGACTTCGGCGACCCGGCTGCCTTCGACAAGCACGTCAAGGAGTCCCGCTGGGAGTCGTTCACCGTCACCACCAAGGATCCCGCGTTCCTGGACGCCCTGGAGAGGTTCAGTGGCCGCGAGACCGGCAGGGGCGGGCTGATGACGTTCACCGAGTCCAACTGGCTCCTCAGCATCGTCGCCAACCGCCAGCCGGTCTACCGCGAGCAGCCCGATGGCCTCTCGGTCTGGTGGGGCTACGGCCTCTTCCCCGGCCGCGCGGGCAACCACACGCCCAAACCGATGACGATGTGCACCGGCCGGGAGATCCTCGAAGAGGTCCTCCACCATCTGCACCTCGACGAGGAGACCGCGGCCCGCGCACTGGCCACCTCCACCGTCGTGCCCTGCCTGATGCCGTACATCACCAGCCAGTTCCTGGCCCGCCGCCGCGACGACCGGCCCAAGGTCGTACCCGAGGGATCGGTCAACCTCGCCTTCATCGGCCAGTTCGCCGAGGTGCCCGACGACGTCGTCTTCACCGTCGAGTACTCCGTACGCACCGCCTGGACGGCGGTGGCCCAGCTCCTGCACCTCGAAAAGAGTCCGCCGGCCGTCTACAAGGGGCACCACGACCCCCATGTTCTGGCCGCCGCCCTGGAAACCATGCACCGCCGGTAGCCGCGTGGCCCGAGTGACCGACACATGCGGGTCGCGTCGGTCACTCGGCTGCGCCCGCGCGAGCACCGCGCCATGCCATGCCATGCCACGTAACACCGCCCAGCGGGTATCGGGTCGGCTGACCGGCTCCCGTCCGGTCCGGGTGCGCGGCCTCACGTCGACGGCCACCCTCGTCGCGTCGGGCCGTCCGGGTGGGCGCGGCGCGGGTGGTGTGTCGGGCTGTCCACTGCCGGCGGGACGGGGTCAGGGGGTGCGGGCCGCGTCTTCGGTGGTGACGGGGATGCGCCACCGCAGTCGGGTGCCGCCTTCGGGACGGTCGGCCACCTCGAACGTGCCGCCCAGTTTCTCCGCGCGGCGGCGCAGGTTGGTCAGGCCACTGCTTCGCGTGGGCCGGCCAAGACCGCGGCCGTTGTCGGTGACGTCCAGGAGCAGTTCGTCTCCGGCGCGGACGGCGACCCAGGCGGCGGTGGCGTGGGCGTGACGGACGACGTTGGACAGGGCCTCACGCAGCACGGCGAGCAGGTGCGCAGCGGTTTCGTCGGGGAGAGCGGCGTCGACAGGACCGTCGAACTCGACCGAGGGTGCGAAGCCGAGCCGGTTCTGTGCGGTGGAGGTCTCGTCGAGGACCTGTGCACGGAGGCTGGCCGCCTTCTGGGTGGGCTGGTTGAGATTGAAGATGGTGCCGCGCAACTCCCGGATGGTCGCGTCGAGTTCACCGATGACCATGTGGATGCGTGCCGGGGTGTCGGGATGGGTGATGCGGGCGGTGACGCTCTGCAGCGCGAGACCGGCGCCGAAGACCCTCTGGATGACCATGTCGTGCAGGTCGCGGGCGATGCGGTCGCGGTCGGCCATCACCTCACGGTCGGCGCGGGCGGCGGCCAACTCGGCCTGGGCGACCAGTTGGTGGGTGATGTCCCGAGCCACCGTCGAGAAGCCGATCAGGGCCCCTTCCGCGTCACGCATCGGCGAGACGGTGATCGCCACGTCGACTTCCGTGCCGTCGGCACGGTTCCAGCGGCTCTGGTAGGAGTCGGCGTGCCCCTGGGAACGGATCTGCTCCACCACTGTCCGGAAGACGTCGAAGGCCGAGGCGGACATGAGGGAATCGATCGCCCGGCCGACGATATCGTCCTCGGCGTGGCCGAACAGCCGCTGGGCGCCAGGATTCCAGGTCTGGATGACGTGGGCGGAACCGATGGAGATCATGGCGTCGTCGGACGACGCCACGATGGCCGCGAGCCGGGCCTCGGCGTGCCGGGCTGCCTCCAGCTCGGTGTGCAGGGCTATCAGGCCGCGGTTGGTGTCGTCCAGCTCCTGGCTCAGCTCGTCCAACAGCTGCGCGCGGCGCGCCAGTTCGGCCTGTTGCGCGGCCGCGTCGTCCGTGCCGTCGGCAGTGCGGAGGCCGGATACGTCTCCCATGTCTGACCGCCCTTCACATGGTGACGAGAACCGGTTCATCATGCCACGGCGGTGACTTGGCGGACCACGAGCACGGTGGCGTCGTCGGTGCCCCTGCCGTACTCGCGGTGGAGCACGGCGGCGATGATCGCGGGATGCTGCTCCAGCAGGCGCGGGTGGTCCTCCAGGCTCCAGGCGGAACGAATACCGTCGGTGACCAGGACGAGAGTCGATCCGGGCTCCCACGGGCCGTGTTGAAGGCGAACGGTGGGAAGGGACAGCTGGGTTCCGACAGTGCCGGGGCGGTCCAGCAGGTGTGTGTACCGTCCGCCGGTGAGAACCCGGCCCGTGATGTTGCCGACCGCCGCGTAGGCGAACTCTCCGCGCCCGGGATCTATCAGACAGGCGCCCAGGACTCCGCCTCGGGTGCCGCGCATCGCCCCGTGAGCGTGCTGGACGAGCCGGTCGAGGTCGGTGACGGCAGCGCCTTGGAACGTGGTGATCGCGGCACGGGCCGCTGCGGCGGCTCCCGGGCCGTGGCCCAGCCCGTCGACGACCAGCGCGGCTGTCCGCGCACCGGGCACGACCGCCCAGGCGTCCCCGGATTCGCCGTCGCCCCCGAGGGGCACATTGACCCCTCCGAAGCGCCACCCCGGCTGCCCGGCCGGCGCGGGGGTGCCGAGCCGGGCGTAGATGACGGTTCCGCGGCGGGTGGCGTACCAGTCGAACTCGGCGGCGTTCCGCCGGACGACGTTCAGCCCTGCCTTCAGACCGCCTCCGCGGGACGAAGGCAGCACGACGGACGAGGCTCCGTCGGCCGACGGAGCGAGCGCCCCGGCGGTCATCCCCGGGCCATGGTCGACGGACAGCAGCTCGATCCCGTCGCCGGTGTTCCGGGCCAGGACGTACCCGCCCGGGTGGGCGTGCCGGAGCAGATTGGTGCCGAGCTCGGTGGCCACCAGCTCGGCCACACCCGGGCGCAGCGCGTGCTGTCCGGCGGTCATGCGGGACACCGCCCGGCGCAGGGCGCCGACATCCTCGTCCGCCGCGACGGCATGGCGGCGGTGTTCGCTCTCGCTCAGGGCTGCCTCACCCCTACCGGCCTCACCGCTGCCATTTCACGATCACCACGGTCGTGCCCGACCCGGCGGCGGAGGTGAGAGTCATGTCGTCCACCAGCCGCCGCGCTCCTGGCAGGCCCAACCCCATGCTGCCCCGGGTGCTGAAGCCGTCGGTCAGCGCCGCCTCGATGTCCTCGATACCCGGACCGTCGTCGGTGAACGTGGCCCGCACACCGCGCCGGCCCTGCCGGGACACCTGCTCGACGCCGACCCGGCCACGGCGACCGGTTGCGTAGTTGAGGATGTTGCGGGCCAGCTCGCTGCCGGCCGTGATCAGCTTCGTCGCGTCCACCAGGTTGAGCCCCACCGCCTCGGCCTCGGTGCGCAGCACCTTGCGGACACGGATCAGGTCGGACTCGTCGACGATGTCGAAAAGCGCCGGTTCCCTGTCCGTCACAGCACCCGCGCCGGTCACAGGCGGTCCGTACCGGTATCGGCGCGGCGCAGCCGCTCCAGCAGGGCCAGGCCTTGCTCGGCGTTGAGCGCGGTGTCCAGATGCCCCATGGGCACACCGAGTTCCACCAGGGTGATGGCGACCGCCGGCTGGATGCCCACCACGGCCGCCTGGGCGCCCAACAGCCGGACCATCGCGACGATCCTGGCCAGTACCCGGGCGATGAACGAGTCGACCACGCTCAGTCGGCTGACATCGATGAGCATGCCCGACGCACCGGTGCGTGCGACCTCGCGGGTGAGCTGCTCCTCGATCTGGATCACTGTGGTGTCGTCCAGGTCGCCGTGCAGCGCGACCAGGAGCGTGTCACCGATCTTCATGACGGGAACCACGTCCTCGGTCACCGTGGCTCCCCCGACGTCAGCGCCCGGGCGGCGGCCGCCGCGGTTCCCGCCCGCTCGGCCAGCACCGCCAGCGCCAGCTGCAACGCGTCCTGCAACGTGTTGCGGGAGCGCAGGCGCCCCATGTCGATTCCCAGATGCACGATGGACTGGGCCGTCTCCGGCCGTACCCCGCTCATGATGCTCACCGTCCCCATCAGGGCGGCCGCCTGCACCGTTTTCAGCAGATGCTGGGCGACCTGGGTGTCGATGGTGGGCACCCCGCTGATGTCCAGGATGGCGACCTCGGCCTGGGTCTGCGCGATCTTCTCCAGCAGGCCCTCGGTCAGCCGGGTGGCCCGCAGCGTGTCCAGCGTGCCGATGATCGGCAGCGCGAGCACCTTGTCCCACACCTGGATCACCGGCGTGGACAGCTCCAGGATCTCGTCGCGCTGCCGCAGCAACCGCTGCTCGGTCTCCCGGCGCTCGGTGACGTCCCGGATGGCCGCCGCCACCAACCGGCCCTCGGAGGTATCCAGCGGACTCAGACTGATCTCGACGGGGAACTCCGTCCCGTCCCGGCGCATCCCGGACAGCTCCAGCCCCGCACCCATCGGCCTCAGCCGGGGGTCGGCGAGAAAGCCGGAGCGGTGGCCGACGTGGCGGTCACGGAACCGCGGCGGCACCAGCACCTCGATCTCCCGGCCCACCAACTCCTCGCGCTCGTAGCCGAACAGCGTCCGCGCCTGTCGGTTGACCAGCACGATCCGCGCGTCCGTACCCACGATCACCATCGCGTCGGGGGCCGATTCCAGCAGACCGTGGAACAGCGACTCGGCCCGCGCGCTCTCCGTCACGTCCCGGAAGACCTTGACGAAGCCGGCCACCGCACCGTCCTCACCCCGCACCGGCGTCAGGGCTATGTGGGCCAGGAACCGCTCGCCGCCCTTGCGGACCCGCCAGCCCTGAAACTCCCGCCGCCCGTCCTGGCGTGCCGACTCCAGTTCCTGTTCCACCAGCCCGGCGCCATGGTCCTCCTCGGTGTGCAGTACCGACACCGACCGCCCCAGCATCTCGGGCTCCGTGTAGCCGGTCGTCGCCTGGGCACCGCGGCTCCAGCGGACCACCTCACCACCCGGCCCCAGCTTGACGACCGCGTGTTCCGTGACCGCGTCGAGCATCGTCTCGAGATCACGCAGACTCGTCTGCGGATCCCGGCCGCCTCCTGGTGGCGTCGTCATGCCCGGCCCCGCCCTTCCGCATCGCCGATCCCCAAGCCGGGAAACCTCCTTGGTGGCCCCCCATGATCCCGGCGCGGCCGATGCTACCGCCCCCGCCGCGACCGATCCGGTCATCCGGCACACCGAACCGGCCACGGGCCGGGCACCGTTGCCCGCGCCTCGGCACAGGCGACGGTGCCGCGCGCTGCCTGCCCCCGCATCGCGTATCAGGGACACGCAGGACACCGCGAACGCTCCTCACGGCCACCAGCCCAATGACCACCGCTCCCGAGCAGACGTCGACACGGAGCGCTGGGGACGGTGCACCGACTGCTGTCCACGCGTGGTCGGATGCTCCATCACCCCGGACGCCTGTCGAATGAGCCTGCCGAGAAGTGCTTCAACGGGTCGGTCACGAGCCATACTTGACCTTGCGGGGGATTGTCCCGTGGTGGCTCGGCACGGGAGAGGCCGCATAAAGTGGGCAGCGAAAGCCGGAAGGTCGCGAAGGCCGAGGTACGGCTCAAATGGGACCCCAGTCCCTGGAATCGGCCGCCACACCATCTCGACATCATCGCCGCGACCTACTCTTCGGACGCCCTCTACGGGCAGCCCGTCTACGTCGTCCACTTCGACAGCCGCTCACCGGACGGCACCATCAACATGAGCCGGCACAGCCAGACCGGTCAGGGCCTCGGCTACGTCGAGGCGATGACCCTCGAACTCGACCGCCTCGCCCCCTCCTTCGCCCGGGTCGTCGTCGGCGTGGCCATCCACCAGAACAACGGCCCCAAAACGTTCGGCGACCTGACGAACGCCGGAGTACTGCTCCTCGACGGATACGAAGAGCTCCTCAAGGACGACTTCGCCCACCTCTCCGGATCCACCGCCGTGACGATCGCCGAGTTCACCCGGGACACCTCCGGAACGTGGGAGTTCCACCAGATCCTCCGCGGCTTCGACAGCGACCCCGCAGTCTTCACCACGGAAATGGGCTCCACCCCGGACCCCTGACCCGACCGGCAGCACGAGAACGCGCAACGACCGCACCTACGCGGGGAACCGTCCCCCGCCCCGCCGATCGCCCTCTCCCTCGGCGCCGCTCACCGCGGCGTGCGACTACACGCGGCAAGACACGTGCGGGGGCCCGGCCTCAGGAGGCCGGGCCCGCCTCGGTCCACTCGCCACCCTCGTCTCTCGCACTCGTCTCTCTCACTCATCGGCGATCCAGCGGTCGAACGCCGCCTGATGCCTCTCCGAGGCGGTGAGCAGGTTGCCGTAGACCTGGCGCGCGTCGGGGGCGGTGAGTCCGGACAGTGCCTTGGTGAGTGCGGCGATGTCGTCGGTCTCCACCGTGCGCCCGGCCTTCAGGGCCTCGTCGAGGCCGGCCTCGCCCTGCGCGAGCAGCCGGTCGTAGGTGGCCTGGACAGCCGGATCAGCGAACTCACCGGCCGGCTGCCCTGCTGTCGGGTCGGTGACGTCGTAACGGTCCAGCAGGACGCGGACGACGGTGAGGTGGTTGGTCTCGGCCGCGGCGATGCGCTCGAAGACCCGCGCGTCGTAGCGGTCGGCGAATGCCGTGTACAGGTCGTGCGCGAGCTTCTCCTCCTGCGCCATGTTCGCCAGCGTGGTCTTCTGGGCGGCTGTCAGGGTGCCCTGCGAAGCGAGGGCGGCTCCGGTGCAGGTTCCGTCGTGCCGCATGCCGGCGGTGTCGTCGTCGACATGATGGCGCGCGTGGTGCCGGCCGTTCGTCATCATGCCCTGGGACATGGTCTGCCCGGCCGTCGGTGCGGCACCGCCCGTGCCCGCGGTCACCGGGCCCACGGCCAGCAGGCCGCCGACGGTGAGCACGCCCGCGGCGACAGCCGCCGCGATCCTGGTGTTGCGCTTCATGACGAACCTCCCGCAATTCCCGGGAACGTCCTCCGTTCCCACACCGTCACCGTCGCGCCACGCCCTGCAGTCGGCGTGCTGCGGGTGTGGAGACGGGATGGAGACATCGGCCGGAGGGGTTGGGGCTGTTCGGCCCTCGCCGGGACGTACCCGAGGCGCGTAGATGTGGGGCATGGCCGTCACCGTGCTGGTCGTCGAGGACGAGAAGGAGATCCGCGAGCTGCTGCGCCGATACCTGGAGCGCGCGGGCTACGCGGTGGTGACGACCGCGTCGGGCGCGGAGGCGGTACGGCTGCTGGGCGAGGGGGCGGTCGACCTGGCGCTGCTCGATCTGGGGCTGCCGGACGTCGACGGTGACGAGGTGCTGCGCGAGGCCCGTGAGCGGGGTGGCGTGCCGGTTGTGGTGCTCACGGCCCGCAGCACCGTCGAGGACCGCATCCACGGGCTGCGGCTGGGCGCCGACGACTACGTGACCAAACCGTTCAGCCCCACCGAGGTGGTTCTCAGGGTGGGCGCGGTC
The DNA window shown above is from Streptomyces sp. NBC_01451 and carries:
- a CDS encoding PAS domain-containing sensor histidine kinase; the protein is MGDVSGLRTADGTDDAAAQQAELARRAQLLDELSQELDDTNRGLIALHTELEAARHAEARLAAIVASSDDAMISIGSAHVIQTWNPGAQRLFGHAEDDIVGRAIDSLMSASAFDVFRTVVEQIRSQGHADSYQSRWNRADGTEVDVAITVSPMRDAEGALIGFSTVARDITHQLVAQAELAAARADREVMADRDRIARDLHDMVIQRVFGAGLALQSVTARITHPDTPARIHMVIGELDATIRELRGTIFNLNQPTQKAASLRAQVLDETSTAQNRLGFAPSVEFDGPVDAALPDETAAHLLAVLREALSNVVRHAHATAAWVAVRAGDELLLDVTDNGRGLGRPTRSSGLTNLRRRAEKLGGTFEVADRPEGGTRLRWRIPVTTEDAARTP
- a CDS encoding ATP-binding protein: MTGAGAVTDREPALFDIVDESDLIRVRKVLRTEAEAVGLNLVDATKLITAGSELARNILNYATGRRGRVGVEQVSRQGRRGVRATFTDDGPGIEDIEAALTDGFSTRGSMGLGLPGARRLVDDMTLTSAAGSGTTVVIVKWQR
- a CDS encoding SpoIIE family protein phosphatase translates to MTAGQHALRPGVAELVATELGTNLLRHAHPGGYVLARNTGDGIELLSVDHGPGMTAGALAPSADGASSVVLPSSRGGGLKAGLNVVRRNAAEFDWYATRRGTVIYARLGTPAPAGQPGWRFGGVNVPLGGDGESGDAWAVVPGARTAALVVDGLGHGPGAAAAARAAITTFQGAAVTDLDRLVQHAHGAMRGTRGGVLGACLIDPGRGEFAYAAVGNITGRVLTGGRYTHLLDRPGTVGTQLSLPTVRLQHGPWEPGSTLVLVTDGIRSAWSLEDHPRLLEQHPAIIAAVLHREYGRGTDDATVLVVRQVTAVA
- a CDS encoding PAS domain S-box protein, which codes for MTTPPGGGRDPQTSLRDLETMLDAVTEHAVVKLGPGGEVVRWSRGAQATTGYTEPEMLGRSVSVLHTEEDHGAGLVEQELESARQDGRREFQGWRVRKGGERFLAHIALTPVRGEDGAVAGFVKVFRDVTESARAESLFHGLLESAPDAMVIVGTDARIVLVNRQARTLFGYEREELVGREIEVLVPPRFRDRHVGHRSGFLADPRLRPMGAGLELSGMRRDGTEFPVEISLSPLDTSEGRLVAAAIRDVTERRETEQRLLRQRDEILELSTPVIQVWDKVLALPIIGTLDTLRATRLTEGLLEKIAQTQAEVAILDISGVPTIDTQVAQHLLKTVQAAALMGTVSIMSGVRPETAQSIVHLGIDMGRLRSRNTLQDALQLALAVLAERAGTAAAAARALTSGEPR
- a CDS encoding response regulator transcription factor; translation: MAVTVLVVEDEKEIRELLRRYLERAGYAVVTTASGAEAVRLLGEGAVDLALLDLGLPDVDGDEVLREARERGGVPVVVLTARSTVEDRIHGLRLGADDYVTKPFSPTEVVLRVGAVLQRARGTVTGTAQVSSYGGGRLRIDETRHEAVLDGTALELTPTEWGLLNALAAVPGRVYSRYELVNRVRGYEFAGYERTIDSHVKNLRHKLGGIGPGLVVTVLGVGYRLGWTRDP
- a CDS encoding DUF2202 domain-containing protein; this encodes MKRNTRIAAAVAAGVLTVGGLLAVGPVTAGTGGAAPTAGQTMSQGMMTNGRHHARHHVDDDTAGMRHDGTCTGAALASQGTLTAAQKTTLANMAQEEKLAHDLYTAFADRYDARVFERIAAAETNHLTVVRVLLDRYDVTDPTAGQPAGEFADPAVQATYDRLLAQGEAGLDEALKAGRTVETDDIAALTKALSGLTAPDARQVYGNLLTASERHQAAFDRWIADE
- a CDS encoding STAS domain-containing protein; the encoded protein is MTEDVVPVMKIGDTLLVALHGDLDDTTVIQIEEQLTREVARTGASGMLIDVSRLSVVDSFIARVLARIVAMVRLLGAQAAVVGIQPAVAITLVELGVPMGHLDTALNAEQGLALLERLRRADTGTDRL
- a CDS encoding TerD family protein; translated protein: MGSESRKVAKAEVRLKWDPSPWNRPPHHLDIIAATYSSDALYGQPVYVVHFDSRSPDGTINMSRHSQTGQGLGYVEAMTLELDRLAPSFARVVVGVAIHQNNGPKTFGDLTNAGVLLLDGYEELLKDDFAHLSGSTAVTIAEFTRDTSGTWEFHQILRGFDSDPAVFTTEMGSTPDP